DNA sequence from the Anguilla anguilla isolate fAngAng1 chromosome 4, fAngAng1.pri, whole genome shotgun sequence genome:
CTATTTTATTGAGTTGGTGCGTCAAACTTTGGTCATAGTTGACAGGAACCTGGTTTTCCAAAAGCAATCGCAGGCCTTGATGTAAACGTGGGCGGTTTAATTTGATGACCATTAAAAATTGAGGAGGAGAACGTTGAGGGATGTCGATCCAATCTGGAACGACCCTGTTATTTCTGCCGCTCTGACCCTGATCCCTGTCCCTCTACTACAGATTTCTCAGACTCGGACCGGCTGGAGCGGTTCTTTGACTCGGAGGACGAGGAGTTTGAGATCCTGTCGCTttgagggaggtggggggggaagaggggtgcCTCCTTTGGTACACTACAGAGGACTACGTTTGGCAGCGGAGGGGGAAAGGGGACTGTCTCATAACCATGGCGCAATCGTCCAACCTCACCTTCAGCATAGCTTCCTCCAACTGGCTACAGACTCTGCTTTTACGTCAACAAACAAGACTTACATTTCCTGATGGAAGCTGTTGGGAAATTACCATTGcctttttggatttattttttattgtattaagTTTACAATTTGCAcatcaaatatgtttttattttctatatgcatatataaacaaaaaatgaaggaaCAAAAGAGCGGAGATGTCTTGTTGGTGTATATCCGGCAGCATTGTATCCCAATAAAGTGTCCTGTTACAACAGTGTCCGTTGGAGATGGTGCCTTGGCTGTAATGACAGCAGCACAAGGCAACCTAGGTATGCAAGgtttttcacacaaaatgttttgactTTTAACCACTTTGaaacttaatatttattttaaggctAAATTACCATAACCATCTTTTGCATTCGATACGATCAGAAAGTTAATTCATCCCTTATGAATTGTGACTTGCTTTGCTGGTCTGTATCAAAGCTAAATTGAGAGGTTTGTTCAGGATATGTTTATACAATGTGTTCAAAGAAATGAATGATTGTAGCAGAGAGGTGTGTTTTAGCTTGACTGTCAGTTTCATTGAAAGCTgtccatatttaaaatgtttccataTTTGTTCCATTCCCAGCAAAGGTACTGTAAATAAGATAAAATGTTGCTTTGAAAACTTTATTTACATATCTGTGCATTAGCTGGACAAACTAACAGAATATAgatgcaaaacatttaaaataacagaacaagGTAATAAAGACATTAATACTAAAAGACTCGAGCTTTGATACCCATCTTTAATAGATGGTCAATTTGATGGTCATCTGAGTGCAGTTTCCTACCCAGTTCACCTGCAGACTCCCGTGTCACTTTTGAATGGTCTCCATCCTCACTGTCCCCTCCtgattttgcatttgctttTGACATGGAGTAGTTTGTAAGAAGGAGAACAGACGAGTCACAAGGTCTTTTAGTAACAAATAGTGCCTTGCTCTGGATTGCATCACCACTGGCTGAACTGGAACAATTAGCCACTTTTCAATGGATCGGCGACCAGTGCAGCTTCTCAAAGGTCTCTCACTTCCACAGCTTTCCGATTGGCTGGAATTCTGCCACAGTTATGGCGGTCTCACTGTGGCTCTTGATTTCAGCGTGCAAGTCTTCTATGCTTTTGGCGGCGTTGATCACCTGAGGGAGCACATTTCTGGATTACAAATCgcctgcattacattacattacattacaggcatttggcagacgctcttatccagagcgacgtacaacaaagtgtataaccataaccaggaacaagtatgacgaaacccctagagagaagtaccggtccaagtacagggaacaaccgcatagttcaacttggaccctgatggttaaactgattaacactaacaacgagaacggcaacaacgcaatctatggaaaaataaaaataaataaaaatacaagtagtcgttaagacaggcgcatcaactaagtcacctatgaaacagctgcctagttacaaccctaagttttagtcatttacaggggggaagggagggatggggagaggtgcagcctgaagaggtgggtcttcagtcgtcgtttgaaatgggtcacagtctcagctgttctgacctccacagggaggtcattccaccatcgtggggccagaacagacaggagacgtgttctggaagtgcaggtgcgaagagggggaggtgctaggcgtcctgaggtagcagaacggagggatctggctggcatgtagagtttgaatatcttgtgaaggtatgctggggctgatcccttgactgcctggtatactaggaccaatgttttgaatttgatgcgagctataacaggcagccagtggagggtagtgagcaggggagttacgtgggagtgtctggggaggttgaagaccagacgagccgcagcatttgaatgagctgcaggggtctggtggcagatgccggtagtccagccagaagagagttgcagtagtccaggcgggatagaaccactgcttggaccaggagctgggttgagtaggtggtgagaaaggggcggattctgcggatgttgtataggaaaaatctgcacgggttactgctgcaatgttgttggagagggacagcctgttgtccatcatcactccgagattcttggcgcagggtgatgatgtcactacggtgtcccctaaggaaatggaaaagtcgaggaggggagaggatagagcaggaataaaggttagctccgtctttcccgagttgagcttcaggtggtgattgtccatccagctctgtatgtccctcaggcaagcggagatgcgggcagggacctgtgtgtccgatggggagaaggagagaaagagttgcgtgtcgtcggcataggaatgataggacaagccatgggcagatattacagggccaagggatctggtgtacatggagaagagaaggggaccaaggactgagccctggggaactccggtggtgaggggacggggtggtgataccttacccgcccaggcaacctggaaggagcggtcagagaggtaggactcaatccagtcaaggactgtgccgcggatccctgttgctgccagggaggacaggagggtagagtggtccacagtgtcaaatgcagcggagaggtctagaagaatcaggacagaggagagggaggctgctcgtgcggcatggagtgactcactgaccgagaggagtgcagtctcagtcgagtggccaggcctgaagccagactggtggggatcaagcaggttgttctcagagaagaaagcagagagctggttagatgcagcacgttcaagtattttggataggaaagggaggagagataccgggcggtagttctgaatgactgagggatctagtgtgggtttcttcagcagcggggtgatgtgggcctttttgaaggatgaggggaaacatccagaagatagggatgagttcacgagggaggcgacaaaagggaggatgtctggtgtgattgcttgaaggagagatgaggggatagggtcgagggcgcaggtggtagggcggtgggtgagcagaagctgggagacttcagtgtctgagaggagagaaaatgtggagaaacagggggcagGACGGATTacggcagttctacgcacctggacgaattatacacttactgcctGCGATAAGAGACAGGCAGTATCCGACATAGAtaaagatatacttttattgaaccccgtggggtaatttgtcctctgcatttgacccatcctagttacttaggagcagtgggcagccacagtgcagcgcccggggactaactccagttctgaggccagtgccttggtcaagggcaactgcaggagcgcacctaacatgcatgtctttgagttaTTGTGAGTAAGCCCAGCTTCACTGCAAAGCACGTCTCAGCAACTGATGTTTTACTGCACAAGCAATCTGGCACTGGTTTTCTCTGGTAAACTAACGCTCGGCTGCATTTGAGCCATTTGCACGCAGTACAGACCGGTGGACTCTCGCCGACCCAGCCCTTTCGTGgactctaacctgccagttcaGGGATTTGTCCTTCATCAGCTGCTCGAACCTCTGCAGCACGACCTTCTGGAAGTCGCTGCTCTCGTAGCGCTCGGACCCGTACTGGCCCCGCTGCGCAGCGTCCAAGGGGTGCAGCTGCAGGAAGAGCACCAGGTCTGGTTTGGGCAGTCCCACATCGGGCTTCATGCACCATTCCAGACTGAAGCcctgcaaaacaaacacgcaGGCACATGTTAATTTCTGTGTCCCCTAACATCCTGGAAGATTCCTGCTGGAATGTCTGTACACaccagtatctctctctctctctttttttttttttttgttcaaagaaGTTGCATAACGCAAGTCATAACCTTCAGCAAGGTTTATGACTCCAGCTATTCCATGATAACATAAAATTTGCGAGTTGTAAAGCTGCACTGAAAATTATCCTGCTTGGAGAATGAAATAATGTATGCTTAAATTTGCAATTGATTTGTGTTaccaaagacatttttattctttcagaGACATCTTTCAGATATCgagggtgacatagctcaggaggtaagaccgattgtctggcagtcggagggttgccggttcaaaccccgcactgggcgtgtcgaagtgtccttgagcaagacacctgacccctaactgctctggcgaatgagaggcatcaattgtaaggcgctttggataaaagcgctatataaatgcagtccatttaccatttaccatattgtTGAGGGAAACACCTCCGCTTCAGCTTCGGTCAAGCATGATGAATTCTATGTGTTAGATCAAAACAAACTTAACACAGAAACTGTGTTACTACTCAAATTTCTTAACCGGTTTATTTCCAGAGTCTGGAGATCTCCTAGAGAGTTGAACAGGGATATCTCGTCTCATCGGTGAGCTCATTATACCAAGATGGATCCATACCTTTTATAATGTCAAAACCTTATTTTTTGCTTTCGTCACCACCTTCCCTTCCACGTCCTCAAACTTTGGAACAGATAATTCAGCTACGTCTTTCCACTGTTCTGGTAACCACTGATAAGGTAAACCGTACCAGCCTGTGTACCGGCCTTGAAGGCAGGCACAGCTCCCGGCTCTCACGCAACACTGAGACCATTATATCTTGCACTTTTCAAAGGCCCTCTGCGCAGAGtgtaatgaataaaacagtATTATAAAACATATATCAATGATGATTATGGCAACATATATCAATAATGATTATGCATAAATGAGTATAAGATAATGATTGAAGCTGCATATTCCTCAACAATATGACCTAGTCCTGTCAAAGCTCTTAAGGCATTATGGTTACTTCCTACCGGTTCTATACTGGATTATGTAGCCTAATTTATCAACCGTTGAAGTGAATTTATGACTGGTCATCTTCAGAGCTTTAAATAATGGCTTTTAACCCCTCTCACTTTTCACCTGGGTGACAAAACAGACTCACCGGCTTGGCACTTGTGAAAGCCACCCCGGAGAAGGCATACCTATCCACCACCAGACTGATGCCCTGCTCCAGCTTCTTCCTCATTAGAGGTctgaggagagcagagagaacaaTCAGACATACAATAACACAGGGAAGGCTGTGTAATGAATTCATAATGAAAGGTGGTTTTTTATTGATCTCAAATTAGCGTTGTGTTGGCTTTTAAACTGACAGTTCCcttacttcctgtttgtcagTTGACAGCACCGAGCATGCCAAGCTGTGGCAATGCTGGTAATCAAGACTACCTGATCTTGGGGTCAAATAGCACAAATGGCACATGTACCATTGCAGTCACACCTACCTATTAGGAGGGGATATTGCTACGTAATAGGCAATTTTAGGTCACCAAGCgacttgtattttaaatgatacaGAAATATGGCTGCTGTATGCTTATACACATCCAACAAGAGTTTTTCCACAGCATCATGCATGGTGTGACCCTTAATCTAAAGGGACCAGCATCGCTAACAATTGTTGTAGAAGACCTGAATTTACT
Encoded proteins:
- the dtymk gene encoding thymidylate kinase isoform X2, with product MSMCFKERAGIRWGHSLYFASSHIKQQAVHQAGISSTRSKMSHGRGALIVLEGVDKAGKTTQYRTTQIGQLINAYLEKKSNLEDHVVHLLFSANRWELEPLMRKKLEQGISLVVDRYAFSGVAFTSAKPGFSLEWCMKPDVGLPKPDLVLFLQLHPLDAAQRGQYGSERYESSDFQKVVLQRFEQLMKDKSLNWQVINAAKSIEDLHAEIKSHSETAITVAEFQPIGKLWK
- the dtymk gene encoding thymidylate kinase isoform X1 yields the protein MSMCFKERAGIRWGHSLYFASSHIKQQAVHQAGISSTRSKMSHGRGALIVLEGVDKAGKTTQCKKLVNALIESGRPAEIMRFPDRTTQIGQLINAYLEKKSNLEDHVVHLLFSANRWELEPLMRKKLEQGISLVVDRYAFSGVAFTSAKPGFSLEWCMKPDVGLPKPDLVLFLQLHPLDAAQRGQYGSERYESSDFQKVVLQRFEQLMKDKSLNWQVINAAKSIEDLHAEIKSHSETAITVAEFQPIGKLWK